The following proteins come from a genomic window of Dysidea avara chromosome 12, odDysAvar1.4, whole genome shotgun sequence:
- the LOC136239926 gene encoding NLR family CARD domain-containing protein 3-like codes for MKIARALQNISSLTTPDVGDNNITEQAADNIAAVLSHNTNLQVLNLHGNNLQTAGGIKIARALQNIPSLRELYVGNNNITEEATDDIIAVLSHNANLQVLHLHGNNLQTAKITRILQNMSSLTTLDIGGNSITKEAASDIAAVLSHNTNLCVLGLYGINSQTAAGAIKIARALQSTSSLTELYVGSNHITEEAVDDIAAILSHNTNLQVLSLNANNLQTAGAIKIARALQNISSLTKLDVGSNNIAEEAADDIAAVLSHNTNLQVLILHANNLQNAGAIKLTRPLQNSSSLTTLDIGNNNITEEATDDIAAVLSHNANLQLLGLQ; via the coding sequence ATGAAAATAGCAAGAGCTTTGCAGAACATTTCATCACTTACAACACCTGATGTTGGTGATAACAATATCACTGAACAAGCAGCAGATAATATAGCAGCTGTTTTATCACACAATACTAATCTTCaagtacttaatttacatggaaataatttacaaacagcagGTGGTATTAAAATAGCAAGAGCTTTACAGAACATACCATCACTTAGGGAACTTTATGTTGGTAATAACAATATCACTGAAGAAGCAACTGACGATATAATAGCTGTTTTATCTCACAATGCTAATCTTCAAGTGCTTCACCTgcatggaaataatttacaaacagcaaAAATAACAAGAATTTTGCAAAACATGTCATCACTTACTACACTTGACATTGGTGGTAACAGTATCACCAAAGAAGCAGCAAGTGATATAGCAGCTGTTTTATCACACAATACTAATCTTTGTGTGCTTGGCTTATATGGAATTAATTCACAAACAGCAGCAGGCGCTATTAAAATAGCAAGAGCTTTGCAGAGTACTTCGTCACTCACCGAACTTTATGTTGGTAGTAATCACATCACTGAAGAAGCAGTAGATGATATAGCAGCTATTTTATCACACAATACTAATCTTCAAGTGCTTAGCTTGAAtgcaaataatttacaaacagcagGTGCTATAAAAATAGCAAGAGCTTTGCAGAACATTTCATCACTTACTAAACTAGATGTTGGTAGTAACAATATTGCTGAAGAAGCTgcagatgatattgcagcaGTTTTATCACACAATACTAATCTTCAAGTACTTATCTTGCATGCAAATAATTTACAAAATGCAGGTGCTATTAAATTAACAAGACCTTTACAGAACAGTTCATCACTGACTACACTTGATATTGGTAATAACAATATCACTGAAGAAGCAacagatgatatagcagctgtttTATCACACAATGCAAATCTTCAATTGCTTGGCTTACAGTAG